Proteins encoded by one window of Aspergillus puulaauensis MK2 DNA, chromosome 4, nearly complete sequence:
- a CDS encoding aldo/keto reductase (COG:C;~EggNog:ENOG410PFM7;~InterPro:IPR023210,IPR036812;~PFAM:PF00248;~SMCOG1039:aldo/keto reductase family oxidoreductase;~antiSMASH:Cluster_4.5), whose product MATENQMEYVSLGKSGLKISKVILGTMSYGTSEWQDWVLDEDKALPLIEHAYKRGINTWDTADVYSHGRSEEIVGKALKKYNIPRHRVVIMTKCFYGVDDEGKLPPIAACSQNKGDMVNRVGLSRKHIFDAVDASIERLGTYIDVLQIHRLDRETPREEIMKALNDVVESGKVRYIGASTMAAWEFQALNNLAASKGWHTFISMQNYHNLISREEEREMIPYCLDAGIGLIPWSPMARGLLTRPWRSAPSLRESTDGALNFLLRNRETEADKKIVDRVEEIAKKKGVSMAQVSIAWSLSNKNENPILGLSSKERIDEAAASIKVVLTEEEKKYLEEPYVPKTLSPLEK is encoded by the exons ATGGCTACCGAAAACCAAATGGAATATGTTTC CCTCGGCAAATCCGGCCTCAAGATCTCCAAGGTCATCCTAGGCACCATGTCCTACGGCACAAGCGAATGGCAAGACTGGGTTCTAGACGAAGATAAAGCCCTCCCGCTGATCGAGCACGCCTACAAGCGCGGAATCAACACCTGGGATACAGCAGATGTGTACTCGCACGGCCGCTCCGAAGAAATCGTCGGCAAGGCGCTGAAGAAATACAACATACCGCGCCACCGCGTCGTGATCATGACCAAGTGCTTCTAcggtgttgatgatgagggcAAGCTTCCTCCTATTGCGGCCTGCAGCCAGAATAAGGGCGATATGGTGAACAGAGTTGGATTGTCGCGGAAGCATATCTTTGATGCGGTCGATGCGAGTATTGAGAGACTTGGGACTTATATTGATGTTCTCCAGATCCATCGGTTGGATCGTGAGACGCCGAGAGAGGAGATCATGAAGGCGTTgaatgatgttgttgagagTGGGAAGGTTAGGTATATTGGTGCCAGCACG atGGCCGCCTGGGAATTCCAAgccctcaacaacctcgccgcCTCCAAGGGCTGGCAcaccttcatctccatgCAAAACTACCACAACTTGATTTCtcgcgaagaagagcgcgAAATGATCCCCTACTGCCTCGACGCCGGAATCGGTCTAATCCCCTGGTCCCCGATGGCCCGAGGCCTCCTCACCCGCCCCTGGCGCAGCGCGCCTTCGCTCCGTGAGTCCACGGACGGCGCTCTGAATTTTCTCCTCCGCAACCGGGAGACGGAGGCGGATAAGAAGATTGTGGACCGtgttgaggagattgcgaagaagaagggcgtcAGCATGGCCCAGGTATCCATTGCGTGGTCTCTGAGCAATAAGAATGAGAACCCCATTTTGGGGCTCAGCAGCAAGGAGAGGATTGATGAGGCGGCTGCCAGTATCAAGGTTGTtttgacggaggaggagaagaagtaTTTGGAGGAACCTTATGTGCCCAAGACATTGTCGCCTCTGGAGAAGTAG
- a CDS encoding proteasome activator BLM10 (COG:O;~EggNog:ENOG410PFXY;~InterPro:IPR016024,IPR032372,IPR021843,IPR032430, IPR035309;~PFAM:PF16547,PF11919,PF16507;~go_function: GO:0016504 - peptidase activator activity [Evidence IEA];~go_function: GO:0070577 - lysine-acetylated histone binding [Evidence IEA];~go_function: GO:0070628 - proteasome binding [Evidence IEA]) yields MDNPNLKTILTPDNFHNAHMISRATSPGGEPDGINGDGDPKARVRPRTYPYFKYLPYQLEDDAKREQYFRDILTQLYIAVESGDFSPGAVHWTRELRAWLSLKFDPTRSERIKLVKLYYELALAPGIDPNVAERFASMFMLLTKRKHYLKPIKDLVLDWKPLYREVKAFVLPTESGLVHSSNLKRNVKTLTKLCAFIQLYIDPCDLPTMLEEFLPHYSTSFSEGAFVVVGLVNLLLPTSPPPESREDLLPQHYMPTYFHLWSLVSRSKTFDQTFLDFLSRMARDSLPAGHIPFSEYGIFTKEQSSLIFTATLRLLEIPVGQSTSPYSALVDISSGLGIMLDRDTRKHPVAHHIARWIVMSLSPACLDKEDSILTQLEGLIQAVETFFHPSNSGSWTKTLAQLVYYLTDFFVMRWNREQSGEMEIPEERKLTEPLRRRFVLCMRDVIFMGIYSKSATAMSFSLSTLQGLAYLEPHLILPGALQRIYPSLQGLVEVHRTTSSLRALQTLARIITRTKGYRCHLTTLLGMALPGIDANDLEKSLHTLTFIQAACYNIPMADLTKGQEDVNSDMLAMQWIPGEMERMEQEGVGVQLNYDTELSDETEEMILRSSTCGFGDFIISFLGRVFTLLENLPDVSRVRNGSPEENIVNTLPATFMPLLSSLSPDYYDIALSKLVDFVSNHVIHQARDAMAFICNAVCKVNPEKALRRFIPVLTQAIRTEIDDNGAGSTRTTGTDVLPRDRGLVWNVSMLSMCVVHVGDAVLAHKKELFDIAVYMQQKCRGIPTVHVSNFIHHLLLNLTGTYTSDYSLYEPDVIANGIQPEHWSYRPDPNNLTVKWHVPKRQEIEFATELFENQAESALKQLTALTEDASSVRRDGIGKEWSDEVIRNLVLLRLIISGVSVLFDAKAASKTKDIEANGAADGANDVEMADANGAGEGGENVPDSSLDSSDEDTVRETFNYPTGYPLEENDPIYVSIHDIRERAGWVLHKVHRYLSEKQEDDVPCFSALYSAYKCWFIDVGIERSAHVLDRVTRLLLADIHPYKMSGVRKDYPRPLLIRRANMYHLQRLRHNAAPRCRSRLDEILLLDIAESCVSTYTETRRNAQTAGESALKAVWGSRLLVIPPLLKALQNGIKENDFARIKGALFSLLLSSVAKTVGRHWKYAPTLVRAFIDASAVDRPSVQRICSSVVYQIMDYGRPLERMAILDKDLVDAIAPTTQDVEEQIAQKRKNLNNKRAIIEKKKAALANELVNLARVSHWKVASRAATIVISMGLRFDYIASENLVELVTMGSIDDHPGLRGMYSQGLSALLTMIDVRAICNHDYKNYILGNQNFPAKIKVTTKRYEKGWTEQFLASFANSETDYYIDHDFPGWLVWSDHMPGYKPNVERDIEYDGVEWQVRSHMGKLFNRAWFNKFFMYLKQEPRDPSADKFRMSCAMLLLYAFELMLRDGLTAATFDDIKEEIEAVYEDGSDKHQHRATAEILGALVSSVTDTSVEKRTMVWEYAFPIVQKIFIDGLTPENSGYWTTFLHMILQCRDPRRVWPLVDWLASFRLDMATNAAFKESSKINLLHQSIIDAGWHFRLEKPIVQDYLAHLDHPYKGVREAMGQTLATIFRTRYHESYPDVKSLLTDQESSSSVGSYPYSPSTDFTQMINDIFTRIEKWRHERTPGQQTPSSYTSGCKTVLLWLDSTLSSHECTQLAPFFAEVFTGQLLHMMDVKEDPELQSLAYHVFRHLPNVPYPAEQNSEFIKTLIRIGQTSPSWHQRLRIMINIQIIYFRRLFLLSPSDRDKLFECVASMLEDPQHEVRAGASATLSGMIRCSPEFLRKDIVSRLKKRFTNVLIENPLPKRPKALRTASGISSPISSGAGTPTPEHTRLVITRHGAVLGLGALIQAFPYSSPPPTWIPEALTTLSVRAANDPGIVGSSVKSIISEFKKTRQDTWHIDAKAFTSDQLEDLSGVLWKSYFA; encoded by the exons ATGGACAACCCAAACCTTAAAACGATTCTCACGCCAGACAACTTCCACAATGCACATATGATCTCACGAGCAACCTCTCCAGGCGGTGAACCTGATGGCATCAACGGAGATGGGGATCCCAAAGCTCGCGTCCGGCCTCGCACATATCCTTATTTCAAATACCTGCCATACCAGCTTGAAGACGATGCCAAGAGGGAACAATATTTTCGGGACATCTTGACCCAGCTCTACATTGCGGTGGAATCGGGGGATTTCAGCCCCGGTGCGGTGCACTGGACACGGGAGCTAAGGGCATGGCTATCCCTCAAGTTCGACCCGACTCGCAGTGAGCGGATCAAACTCGTTAAGCTGTACTATGAGCTTGCCCTTGCTCCTGGAATAGATCCAAATGTCGCGGAACGGTTCGCTAGCATGTTCATGCTCCTCACAAA ACGCAAGCATTACCTCAAGCCGATTAAGGACCTTGTCTTGGACTGGAAGCCCTTGTATAGAGAAGTAAAGGCGTTCGTTTTGCCAACAGAGTCTGGTCTGGTGCATTCCTCAAACCTAAAGCGGAACGTGAAGACCTTGACGAAGCTCTGCGCTTTCATTCAACTCTATATTGACCCCTGTGATCTACCGACCATGCTGGAAGAGTTCTTACCCCATTACAGCACTTCGTTCTCAGAAGGAGCGTTTGTCGTAGTCGGGCTGGtcaacctccttcttcccaccTCTCCGCCACCGGAGTCTAGAGAAGATCTGCTCCCACAGCATTATATGCCGACATATTTCCACCTTTGGTCTTTGGTCAGTCGGTCAAAAACCTTCGATCAAACTTTCCTGGATTTCCTTTCTCGAATGGCGCGGGATTCGTTGCCTGCTGGTCACATCCCGTTCTCCGAATATGGAATTTTCACCAAGGAGCAATCCTCCCTTATCTTTACGGCTACTTTGAGACTCCTTGAGATCCCAGTTGGTCAGTCTACCTCTCCTTACAGCGCACTTGTGGACATATCCTCTGGGTTGGGAATAATGCTTGATCGAGACACTCGGAAGCATCCCGTAGCACATCACATAGCTAGATGGATTGTCATGTCTCTGTCTCCGGCATGCCTGGACAAGGAGGATTCAATTCTGACTCAGCTTGAGGGCCTTATCCAGGCTGTGGAGACCTTTTTTCACCCCTCCAATTCTGGTAGCTGGACGAAGACCCTAGCCCAGTTGGTGTATTACCTTACGGATTTCTTCGTAATGCGCTGGAACCGGGAGCAGAGCGGAGAGATGGAAATACCAGAGGAGCGAAAGCTAACAGAACCCTTGAGGCGCCGCTTCGTGCTCTGCATGCGTGATGTGATTTTCATGGGTATCTATTCTAAAAGTGCTACCGCcatgagcttctccttgtcaaCCCTACAGGGCCTAGCGTACCTGGAACCGCATCTTATCCTTCCTGGGGCTTTGCAGAGAATCTACCCATCCCTTCAAGGCCTAGTAGAGGTTCATCGTACCACGTCATCTCTGCGAGCTCTCCAGACACTCGCGCGGATCATCACAAGGACCAAGGGGTATCGTTGCCATCTCACAACCCTTTTGGGGATGGCATTGCCGGGCATTGATGCAAACGATCTTGAAAAATCTCTCCATACCTTGACGTTTATTCAGGCTGCATGCTACAATATACCCATGGCAGACTTGACAAAGGGGCAGGAAGATGTCAATAGCGATATGCTGGCGATGCAATGGATTCCAGGCGAGATGGAACGAATGGAACAAGAAGGGGTGGGTGTGCAGTTGAACTACGACACGGAACTTAGCGATGAGACCGAAGAAATGATCCTCCGCTCTTCTACATGTGGGTTCGGGGACTTCATTATCTCCTTCCTTGGTCGCGTCTTCACCCTCCTGGAGAACCTTCCCGACGTGTCAAGAGTGCGAAACGGATCCCCGGAGGAGAATATTGTGAACACTCTTCCTGCAACATTTATGCCGTTGCTTTCCTCACTATCTCCCGACTATTACGACATCGCCCTGTCCAAGCTTGTCGACTTTGTGTCAAACCATGTCATCCACCAAGCCCGCGATGCAATGGCGTTCATCTGTAACGCTGTTTGCAAGGTTAACCCGGAAAAGGCTCTGAGGCGTTTCATTCCAGTTTTAACCCAGGCCATCCGTACGGAGATTGATGACAACGGTGCTGGCTCAACCCGGACAACAGGTACTGATGTCCTTCCCCGTGATCGAGGTCTAGTGTGGAATGTCAGTATGCTCAGTATGTGTGTTGTGCATGTTGGAGATGCTGTTCTGGCGCATAAAAAGGAGCTGTTTGATATTGCCGTTTACATGCAACAGAAGTGCCGGGGCATTCCTACAGTCCATGTCTCGAACTTCATCCatcaccttcttctcaatCTCACAGGAACCTACACCTCGGACTACTCGCTATATGAACCCGACGTCATTGCTAACGGAATACAACCTGAACACTGGAGTTATCGCCCAGACCCGAATAACCTGACCGTGAAGTGGCACGTCCCCAAACGCCAGGAGATCGAGTTTGCTACTGAACTCTTCGAAAACCAGGCGGAGTCGGCTCTCAAGCAACTCACAGCTTTGACTGAGGATGCTTCCAGCGTTAGGCGAGATGGAATAGGCAAGGAATGGTCCGATGAAGTGATCAGAAACTTGGTTCTGCTGCGACTAATTATCTCTGGCGTCTCCGTGCTCTTCGATGCCAAAGCTGCTTCAAAGACGAAGGATATCGAGGCCAACGGAGCAGCAGACGGTGCAAATGACGTGGAAATGGCAGATGCGAATGGTGCAGGTGAGGGCGGAGAAAACGTGCCTGATTCTTCACTAGACAGTTCCGATGAGGACACTGTAAGAGAGACCTTCAACTACCCGACCGGCTACCCCTTAGAAGAAAACGACCCTATCTATGTTTCAATCCACGATATTCGAGAAAGGGCAGGATGGGTTCTCCACAAGGTGCATCGATACCTCTCTGAGAAGCAGGAGGACGATGTGCCGTGCTTCAGTGCTCTTTACTCTGCTTACAAGTGCTGGTTCATTGACGTTGGTATCGAGAGGTCCGCTCACGTCTTGGATAGAGTTacccgccttcttcttgcggaCATCCACCCATATAAGATGAGCGGAGTTCGCAAGGATTATCCGCGTCCCCTACTTATTCGGCGCGCCAATATGTACCACCTACAGCGTTTGAGACACAACGCTGCCCCTCGATGCCGATCTCGGTTGGATGAGATCCTACTCCTCGATATCGCAGAGTCCTGTGTGTCTACTTATACGGAGACTCGCCGCAATGCTCAAACTGCGGGGGAGTCGGCCTTGAAGGCTGTCTGGGGCTCACGCTTGCTTGTCATTCCACCCCTTCTCAAAGCGCTTCAAAATGGTATCAAGGAGAACGATTTCGCGCGAATCAAGGGTGCATTGTTCTCCTTGTTGCTAAGCAGTGTGGCTAAGACTGTTGGTCGCCATTGGAAATATGCTCCTACCCTAGTCCGAGCTTTCATTGACGCGAGCGCGGTGGATAGGCCGTCTGTGCAGCGAATCTGCTCAAGTGTGGTATATCAGATCATGGACTATGGCCGTCCCTTGGAAAGAATGGCCATTTTAGACAAAGACCTGGTCGATGCAATCGCCCCAACGACACAAGACGTTGAGGAACAAATCGCACAAAAGCGTAAGAATCTCAACAACAAGCGAGCAATtatcgagaagaagaaggccgcttTGGCCAATGAATTAGTAAACCTGGCTCGAGTATCACACTGGAAGGTTGCCAGTCGAGCAGCAACTATTGTGATCTCCATGGGTCTCAGGTTCGATTACATTGCTAGTGAAAACCTAGTGGAGCTTGTCACCATGGGCTCTATCGATGACCACCCGGGTCTACGTGGTATGTATTCCCAGGGCCTATCGGCGCTGTTAACTATGATCGATGTCCGAGCAATCTGCAACCACGACTACAAGAACTATATCCTGGGTAACCAGAACTTCCCGGCAAAGATAAAGGTGACCACCAAGCGCTATGAAAAGGGCTGGACTGAACAGTTCCTTGCCAGCTTCGCCAATTCTGAAACGGATTATTATATTGATCACGATTTCCCGGGATGGCTTGTTTGGTCGGATCACATGCCTGGGTACAAGCCGAATGTTGAACGCGACATTGAGTATGACGGAGTGGAATGGCAGGTCCGCTCTCATATGGGCAAGCTCTTCAATAGGGCTTGGTTTAACAAGTTCTTCATGTACTTGAAGCAAGAGCCGCGTGACCCGTCAGCCGACAAATTCCGCATGTCCTGTGCGATGTTACTCTTGTATGCCTTTGAATTGATGCTCCGCGATGGACTTACTGCGGCAACATTTGATGACATcaaggaggaaatcgaggcgGTTTATGAGGATGGAAGTGACAAACATCAACATCGGGCTACCGCGGAGATTCTTGGTGCGCTCGTAAGCTCTGTTACGGATACCAGCGTTGAAAAGCGAACCATGGTCTGGGAATACGCCTTCCCTATTGTGCAAAAGATATTCATTGATGGGTTGACGCCGGAGAACTCTGGCTACTGGACAACTTTCCTGCATATGATCCTTCAGTGCCGTGACCCCCGACGAGTTTGGCCGTTGGTCGACTGGCTGGCGAGCTTCCGTCTAGATATGGCTACCAATGCAGCCTTCAAGGAAAGCTCCAAAATAAACCTGCTGCATCAGTCCATCATCGATGCAGGCTGGCATTTCCGACTCGAAAAGCCAATTGTCCAGGATTACCTCGCTCACCTTGATCATCCTTACAAGGGAGTTCGTGAAGCGATGGGTCAAACTCTTGCAACGATCTTCCGCACACGGTACCATGAGTCTTATCCAGATGTCAAGAGTCTCTTGACAGATCAAGAGTCCTCATCGTCAGTGGGTTCATATCCTTACTCGCCGAGCACGGACTTCACCCAGATGATTAATGACATCTTCACGCGAATCGAGAAATGGCGACACGAGAGAACACCGGGCCAGCAGACTCCATCCTCCTACACTTCGGGATGTAAAACCGTTCTCCTCTGGCTCGACTCCACGCTGTCATCGCATGAGTGCACACAGCTTGCCCCCTTCTTCGCGGAGGTGTTTACGGGACAGCTGTTGCATATGATGGATGTCAAGGAAGATCCAGAACTCCAGTCGCTCGCATATCATGTTTTCCGTCACTTGCCTAACGTTCCATATCCTGCTGAGCAGAACTCGGAGTTTATCAAGACGCTTATCCGTATCGGGCAGACATCACCTTCATGGCATCAACGGTTGCGCATCATGATCAACATTCAGATCATTTACTTCAGgcgcctcttccttctttctccctctGACCGCGATAAACTATTCGAGTGTGTTGCTAGCATGCTGGAGGACCCGCAGCACGAAGTAAGAGCCGGTGCATCTGCGACCCTGTCAGGGATGATTCGTTGCTCGCCCGAATTCCTTCGCAAAGACATCGTCTCTCGCCTGAAGAAGCGATTCACAAACGTCTTGATCGAAAACCCTCTTCCCAAGCGACCCAAGGCGCTCCGTACTGCCAGTGGCATATCATCCCCGATCTCCTCGGGGGCTGGTACTCCAACTCCTGAACACACTCGCCTGGTTATAACCAGACATGGTGCTGTTCTTGGTCTTGGAGCGCTTATTCAGGCCTTCCCATACAGCAGCCCACCGCCAACATGGATACCTGAAGCCTTGACCACGCTAAGTGTCCGTGCTGCCAATGACCCGGGCATTGTTGGGTCAAGCGTGAAGTCAATTATTAGTGAATTTaagaagacaagacaagatACGTGGCACATTGATGCCAAG GCATTTACCTCCGATCAGCTTGAAGACCTCTCGGGGGTTCTTTGGAAGAGCTATTTCGCTTAA
- a CDS encoding uncharacterized protein (COG:S;~EggNog:ENOG410PR4E;~antiSMASH:Cluster_4.5): MLFNLGLTADAAAAHNGELASSQPETPLSLSSRQSSPRPFSMSNLPSWGLRGLSAKGKGMEADKHRYEQRRSMPITAVEPISSSDEDQLSTAGPSPVRHQFGHQKYTKQPSRPKTIYQLAHPATNARHKRLKLRPKLLLQLQQVSATSRPLPVFDVLPSTLFTSRLARKVPAILRGKRGLGPNDLIVTTSDLYERPVSDGPDKNISSDEEGDHREVVATICQLLKEDALSKGKAEICLNSGAVFEATPLPNGSYEFVSNTDTGLMVLRWVRRGPRKRRLSAPPGSVQPEENRRFTFSVIDPTTRRHPVIASMARNHLEVYDRYSLPSTAPSSPTSGMSVISDASEMDVPLDQHVMETDEKLRLLIIITSIWVAFREGWSQNFRYHDSLVNGKAPRSPSLSKHNPTTGPGNEEGRVLSGRDNELDKQAQSDPNRRAVTWTQAASHPPAADRSTQYGSLSKRSNSTGAAFIERTNKRNSSANRHSTLSTPRQSYDGPTESRPTRASSICRSRTQVRKADREDTKLESIPTQSGAAQGSKDGLQTTLDRQTETPRPTKGKCRHRLSNLFDFLIRKGGHHHE, from the coding sequence ATGCTCTTCAACCTCGGCTTGACAGCtgatgccgctgctgcgCATAACGGCGAGCTCGCTAGTTCCCAACCGGAAACACCACTCTCCCTGTCTTCCCGCCAGTCCTCACCGCGTCCATTTTCAATGAGCAATTTACCTTCGTGGGGATTGCGCGGTCTTTCCGCCAAGGGAAAAGGTATGGAGGCAGACAAGCATCGCTATGAGCAACGCCGTTCAATGCCTATCACCGCTGTTGAGCCGATATCCTCGAGCGACGAGGACCAGCTTTCAACCGCCGGGCCATCGCCCGTTCGACATCAATTCGGCCACCAGAAGTACACAAAGCAGCCTTCGCGGCCAAAAACCATTTACCAGCTAGCACACCCTGCGACTAACGCGCGCCATAAGCGGCTGAAGCTCAGACCTAAGCTGCTCCTCCAACTTCAACAAGTATCGGCCACATCACGCCCATTACCTGTATTCGATGTCTTGCCATCGACTTTATTTACGTCTAGACTAGCCAGAAAAGTTCCCGCGATTCTGCGCGGTAAGCGGGGCTTAGGTCCCAATGATTTAATCGTCACGACTAGCGATCTATACGAGCGGCCAGTGAGCGATGGTCCAGACAAAAACATAAGCTcggatgaggaaggggacCACCGTGAGGTTGTTGCGACCATTTGTCAGTTGCTTAAAGAGGACGCTTTGTCCAAGGGAAAGGCAGAGATCTGCCTTAACTCTGGGGCCGTGTTTGAAGCCACCCCTCTTCCCAACGGATCCTATGAATTTGTTTCGAATACGGACACAGGGCTTATGGTTTTACGATGGGTTCGACGTGGGCCAAGAAAGCGTCGTTTATCGGCACCGCCTGGCTCAGTTCAGCCTGAGGAAAACCGTCGCTTCACGTTCAGCGTCATCGATCCCACTACACGCCGGCATCCTGTTATTGCCTCCATGGCTCGTAACCACCTCGAGGTATATGATAGGTACTCATTACCAAGCACCGCCCCATCTTCGCCTACATCGGGAATGTCCGTTATTAGTGACGCCTCCGAGATGGATGTCCCACTGGACCAGCACGTTATGGAAACCGATGAGAAACTCCGCCTGTTGATTATTATTACCAGCATCTGGGTTGCTTTCCGAGAGGGATGGTCCCAAAACTTTCGCTACCATGATTCGCTAGTTAATGGAAAAGCTCCTCGTTCGCCAAGCTTATCAAAACACAATCCTACGACAGGCCCTGGAAATGAGGAGGGCCGAGTGCTTTCAGGCAGAGACAATGAGCTAGACAAACAGGCTCAATCAGACCCAAATCGTCGGGCAGTGACCTGGACCCAAGCAGCTTCCCaccctccagcagcagaccGATCAACTCAGTATGGGAGTCTATCAAAACGCTCCAATTCTACCGGCGCCGCTTTCATTGAACGGACTAACAAACGCAATTCATCAGCCAACCGGCATTCTACGCTCTCCACCCCGCGCCAGTCGTATGATGGACCGACTGAATCGCGGCCTACCCGTGCGAGTTCGATCTGTAGATCCCGGACCCAGGTGCGAAAAGCGGATCGAGAAGACACTAAACTCGAATCCATCCCAACTCAATCCGGAGCGGCACAGGGCTCTAAGGATGGCCTTCAGACAACACTTGATAGGCAAACGGAAACCCCACGCCCAACTAAGGGAAAGTGTCGACATCGGCTTAGTAACCTTTTCGACTTCCTCATTCGGAAGGGAGGGCATCACCATGAGTGA
- the GPI18 gene encoding DUF409 domain protein (BUSCO:EOG09262GLP;~CAZy:GT76;~COG:G;~EggNog:ENOG410PH12;~InterPro:IPR007315;~PFAM:PF04188;~TransMembrane:9 (i29-50o132-159i171-191o197-216i228-248o268-291i343-362o389-408i450-470o);~antiSMASH:Cluster_4.5;~go_function: GO:0000009 - alpha-1,6-mannosyltransferase activity [Evidence IEA];~go_function: GO:0004376 - glycolipid mannosyltransferase activity [Evidence IEA];~go_process: GO:0006506 - GPI anchor biosynthetic process [Evidence IEA]), whose product MTTAISPKPTAFRAPCLLDPNQPVKSLSIAFWLWKILLFVIIISCPGLGYDTSSSLLPYQSNDVVDVISSVQSKQEYISIPLKFLRWDSIYFVHIGRIGYVFEQEWAFSYTYSNLVNYLSSFLFPSDDSNGVAGFAVTGVIVSHVAHYLSVLALYRLSINVFGHDTQRKRLVCFLAAALHIISPAGAFLTAPYMEAPFSFLNFTGLYIYSSSHIDLNSGKRSLSHVKLLLSGCFFAVATTVRSNGILSGIPLVFDALIHSYDIVSRRYFWAAGIRLCFVILSGCIVALGFAVPQYLAYTTFCMDDNISRPWCQSLVPSIYGWVQAHYWGVGFLRYWTVSNIPLFLLAAPMLLILLLSSFWAMGAGTPASAFNIFLKSVPAPPSGPASTLLTRLAVAQFILTAMALTSYHVQIVNRISSGYPLWYWYLACQALGTSERTPPTVKYKNHFPALVQVMAIYALVQGVLFGSFLPPA is encoded by the exons ATGACCACAGCTATTTCGCCGAAGCCAACAGCTTTTCGGGCCCCGTGTCTCCTTGATCCGAACCAACCCGTCAAAAGCCTGTCAATTGCGTTTTGGCTTTGGAAGATTCTCCTCTTTGTTATCATAATCAGCTGCCCCGGGCTTGGGTATGATACCTCCTCTAGCCTTCTTCCGTACCAAAGCAACGACGTGGTTGATGTCATATCTTCCGTTCAGAGTAAACAGGAGTATATTTCGATCCCGTTGAAGTTTCTCCGATGGGACTCAATCTACTTTGTACACATAGGACGGATCGGTTATGTCTTTGAGCAGGAATGGGCATTCAGTTATACGTACAGTAATCTAGTCAATTATCTGTCCTCAT TTCTTTTCCCATCAGATGATTCGAACGGAGTAGCTGGATTTGCAGTAACGGGGGTGATAGTGTCTCATGTTGCTCACTACCTTTCAGTCTTGGCCTTGTACCGGCTCTCTATCAATGTATTCGGACATGATACCCAAAGGAAACGGCTCGTTTGCTTTTTAGCAGCGGCCCTACACATCATTAGTCCGGCTGGCGCATTTCTCACTGCACCCTATATGGAGGCTCCTTTCTCATTCCTCAACTTCACAGGACTCTACATCTACTCATCGTCCCACATTGATCTCAACTCAGGGAAACGGTCTTTGAGCCATGTGAAATTGTTGCTATCTGGGTGCTTCTTCGCGGTAGCCACTACCGTGCGCAGCAATGGTATTCTCAGTGGGATTCCCCTAGTATTTGATGCCCTTATCCACTCCTACGATATTGTTTCTCGGCGTTACTTTTGGGCGGCGGGCATTCGCCTGTGCTTCGTTATTTTAAGCGGCTGTATTGTCGCTTTGGGTTTTGCTGTCCCCCAGTACCTTGCCTATACCACGTTTTGTATGGACGATAATATCTCGCGACCTTGGTGTCAGTCGCTTGTCCCAAGTATATATGGTTGGGTCCAAGCTCATTATTG GGGCGTTGGTTTTCTCCGATATTGGACGGTTTCGAATATCCCACTATTCTTACTTGCTGCGCCCATGTTACTAATTCTCCTTCTATCATCATTTTGGGCAATGGGTGCGGGTACTCCAGCCTCTGCTTTTAACATCTTTCTCAAATCTGTTCCTGCACCGCCTTCTGGCCCCGCCTCCACGCTACTCACACGGCTGGCCGTAGCGCAATTCATCCTAACAGCAATGGCTTTAACCAGCTATCATGTCCAGATCGTCAACAGGATTTCGTCGGGATACCCGTTGTGGTATTGGTACCTTGCCTGCCAGGCATTGGGGACTTCGGAACGCACTCCGCCGACGGTTAAATATAAGAACCATTTCCCGGCGCTTGTACAAGTCATGGCGATCTATGCACTGGTTCAAGGTGTTCTTTTCgggtcttttcttcctccagcttgA